Proteins encoded in a region of the Culicoidibacter larvae genome:
- a CDS encoding ABC transporter permease → MDAKTKRLNAIITPIIAVVLAFAIGSIFILISGHNPIEGFLALLEVFSNIYNIGEWFSTASILILTGTAVAFAFRTGMFNIGAEGQFMMGAITGIAVGSIQGLPIFIHLPLTIIAAGLAGALWAGIPGILKAAFKVHEVVVCIMLNYIALFFSNFLVENWLKNPNATAQTIAIEPSASLSMGWLSDIFNGARVNLGIFIALGAVILFWFLIKKTTFGYQLRAVGLNQDAAKYAGISVNRNIVFSMMIAGAFAGLAGVIYSNGIFTYITSTSGFLSFGMDGIAVALLGNSTPFGTLLSALLFSFLQAGAKTMQVSAGIPAEIVSIITALIIFFVASSYAIQFVLRKLTEKKAKKGGAQNAV, encoded by the coding sequence ATGGATGCAAAAACAAAACGCTTAAATGCGATTATTACGCCGATTATCGCGGTTGTATTAGCATTTGCAATCGGTAGTATTTTTATCCTCATTTCAGGGCATAACCCAATTGAAGGATTTCTTGCTCTATTAGAAGTATTTTCTAATATTTATAATATTGGTGAGTGGTTCTCTACAGCTTCAATATTAATTTTAACTGGTACCGCAGTAGCGTTTGCATTCCGTACCGGAATGTTCAACATTGGTGCTGAAGGACAATTCATGATGGGTGCGATTACCGGTATTGCTGTCGGATCGATTCAAGGATTGCCAATATTTATCCATTTACCATTAACAATTATTGCAGCTGGTCTTGCTGGTGCTTTATGGGCCGGAATTCCAGGGATACTAAAAGCAGCTTTCAAAGTTCATGAGGTTGTAGTTTGTATCATGTTAAACTACATTGCATTATTCTTCAGTAACTTCTTAGTTGAGAACTGGCTGAAAAATCCTAATGCAACAGCACAAACTATTGCTATTGAGCCAAGTGCTTCATTATCAATGGGGTGGTTATCAGACATCTTTAATGGTGCTCGGGTAAACTTAGGTATTTTTATTGCTCTTGGAGCGGTTATCTTATTCTGGTTCTTAATTAAGAAAACAACATTTGGATATCAGTTACGGGCAGTTGGGTTAAACCAAGATGCAGCTAAATATGCTGGTATCAGTGTTAACCGTAATATTGTATTTTCAATGATGATTGCCGGTGCCTTCGCAGGTCTTGCCGGAGTTATCTATTCAAACGGAATCTTTACTTACATTACCTCAACAAGTGGTTTCTTAAGTTTTGGTATGGATGGTATTGCCGTTGCCTTGCTTGGAAACAGCACTCCGTTCGGAACCTTGCTTTCTGCATTATTGTTTAGTTTCTTGCAAGCAGGGGCTAAGACAATGCAAGTTAGTGCCGGAATTCCAGCAGAGATTGTATCTATTATTACCGCATTAATCATCTTCTTTGTAGCTTCTAGTTATGCAATTCAATTTGTATTAAGAAAACTCACAGAGAAAAAAGCTAAAAAAGGAGGTGCCCAAAATGCAGTTTGA
- a CDS encoding ABC transporter permease: MQFDFGTFQQLLVILIPTTLAVSAPIIITAIGGLYSERSGVVNIGLEGMMVIGAFTCALTILGLEKSLGIWAVVIALVLSAIAGAILALFHAFASISMRANQIISGTAINIMGLAGALYACRVLFNSKETEAIGVSVTKFGVPFLKDIPFIGPILFDSWYPTMFIVIGVVLFTWYLLYYRPFGYHLRACGEHPGAADSMGINVTKMRYIGVIISGVLAGLGGALVVLTISTKFSELTIAGMGFLALAALVFGKWNPFGVLGAGLFFGLTKTLGIIFPVVFPDLNIPNVVFQIFPYVMTILALVLFSRKSAGPKAAGVVYDKGSR, translated from the coding sequence ATGCAGTTTGATTTCGGAACATTTCAACAATTATTAGTTATTTTAATTCCAACAACACTTGCGGTTTCGGCGCCAATCATTATTACCGCAATCGGTGGCTTATACAGTGAACGTTCCGGTGTTGTTAACATCGGGCTTGAAGGTATGATGGTTATTGGTGCTTTCACTTGTGCTTTGACAATTCTAGGATTAGAAAAGTCTTTAGGCATCTGGGCAGTTGTTATCGCACTTGTGCTTTCAGCAATTGCCGGAGCAATTTTAGCATTATTCCATGCCTTTGCTTCAATTTCAATGCGTGCAAACCAAATTATTAGTGGTACAGCTATTAATATCATGGGTCTTGCCGGTGCGTTGTATGCATGTCGTGTTCTTTTCAACAGTAAAGAAACCGAGGCAATTGGCGTATCTGTTACTAAATTTGGGGTGCCATTCTTAAAAGATATTCCGTTCATCGGACCAATCTTATTTGATAGCTGGTACCCAACAATGTTTATTGTAATTGGCGTTGTATTATTTACTTGGTATTTATTGTACTATCGTCCGTTCGGGTACCATTTACGTGCCTGCGGTGAGCACCCTGGTGCAGCAGATTCAATGGGTATCAATGTAACTAAAATGCGTTATATCGGCGTTATCATTTCCGGAGTTCTTGCCGGACTTGGTGGTGCATTAGTTGTATTAACTATTTCAACTAAATTCTCTGAATTAACAATTGCCGGAATGGGCTTCTTGGCTCTAGCTGCATTGGTGTTCGGAAAATGGAATCCGTTTGGAGTCCTGGGAGCCGGGTTATTCTTTGGATTAACTAAAACACTGGGGATTATCTTCCCGGTAGTATTCCCGGATTTAAACATTCCTAATGTAGTATTCCAAATATTCCCTTATGTGATGACAATACTGGCATTAGTCTTGTTCTCGCGAAAATCGGCAGGTCCAAAAGCTGCCGGAGTTGTTTACGACAAGGGAAGTCGTTAA
- a CDS encoding cation-translocating P-type ATPase gives MDKQEKIVHLETDIVTGLTSAQVEAKIAANQTNKTVDVPSRTIGDIIKTNTLTLFNALNAILAILVIIAGQPRNALFAFVIVANTFIGIFQELRAKYTLEKLSVLNTFQVPVVRDSEVVTIDTDAIVLDDVMKLSTGMQIAVDAIVRSGEIEVDESLLTGEADPVLKHVGEELLSGSFVVSGSCDAQAIRVAQDMYASKLSAEAKRFSMVDSELRKSVNQIIKIVTYLILPVGAMLMFTQLFFNNGTWQDALVGAVGGIIGMIPEGLVLLTSVALMVGVIRLAQKKTLVQEMPAIEMLARVDVLCLDKTGTITEGNLNLAEIELTGDKDKMKIDDALAVLTRTLPAANPTQLAIYDYYQEAPSWEVTDTVAFSSARKWSAASFKNEGTWILGAPEMVLGSNYSLFQEKVEEQARLGRRVLVLAYSDEIIKDELLPADTKAEAFIMLEDIIRDHANQTLAYFASQGVTLKVISGDNPVTVAAVAKRAGLEGAEHYLDARTLPDDIESLQEIVANTTVFGRVSPQQKQKLVQALQANGHTVAMTGDGVNDVLALKESDCGIAMANGSEATRSVAQLVLLNSDFASLPQVVSEGRRVINNIERVSSLYLVKTLYSIILSVVFTILLKPYPFLPLQLTLIGSVATGIPSFFLALAPNDERVTGGFLRKVAQDTIPGGIAVAIGTLIIYGLSSFVHYDVEQRRTMAILVAGGVQLVVLLRVARPWKAWNLALVGIMIVAFFATFFLPVISAIFYFVPMNWFDYLIGGVLIIASWWFMNFVQWMMHIVYDWWLTIRRKES, from the coding sequence ATGGATAAACAAGAAAAAATTGTACATTTAGAAACCGATATAGTAACAGGATTAACTTCAGCTCAGGTTGAAGCGAAGATTGCTGCTAATCAAACCAATAAAACCGTTGATGTTCCCAGTCGAACAATCGGCGATATTATAAAAACCAATACGTTAACGTTATTTAATGCCTTGAATGCGATTTTGGCAATATTGGTTATTATTGCCGGGCAGCCAAGAAATGCCTTGTTTGCTTTCGTTATTGTAGCCAATACTTTTATTGGTATTTTTCAAGAGTTACGAGCTAAGTACACATTAGAAAAATTATCAGTGCTGAATACTTTTCAAGTGCCGGTAGTTCGCGATAGCGAGGTTGTAACCATTGATACTGATGCAATTGTATTAGATGATGTTATGAAATTAAGTACCGGTATGCAGATTGCAGTTGATGCAATTGTTCGCAGCGGTGAAATTGAAGTGGATGAATCATTATTAACCGGGGAAGCTGATCCGGTTTTAAAACACGTTGGTGAAGAATTACTATCAGGTAGTTTTGTTGTATCGGGCAGTTGTGATGCTCAGGCAATTCGTGTTGCTCAAGATATGTATGCCAGTAAATTATCGGCGGAGGCAAAACGCTTCTCGATGGTTGATTCAGAGTTGCGCAAATCAGTGAATCAAATTATTAAGATTGTTACTTATTTGATTTTGCCAGTTGGGGCGATGCTGATGTTTACCCAGCTCTTCTTTAACAATGGTACTTGGCAAGATGCTCTGGTTGGTGCGGTAGGTGGCATCATTGGTATGATTCCTGAGGGATTAGTGCTGCTAACGAGTGTTGCTTTAATGGTCGGGGTTATTCGCTTGGCTCAAAAGAAAACTTTAGTTCAAGAGATGCCGGCAATTGAGATGTTGGCCCGCGTTGATGTACTTTGTCTTGATAAAACCGGAACTATTACTGAGGGTAATTTAAATCTTGCAGAGATTGAATTGACCGGCGATAAAGATAAAATGAAAATTGATGATGCGCTGGCAGTATTAACCAGAACATTACCGGCAGCAAACCCGACACAGCTGGCGATTTATGACTATTACCAAGAAGCACCAAGTTGGGAAGTGACTGATACTGTAGCATTCTCTTCAGCACGAAAGTGGAGTGCTGCCAGCTTCAAAAATGAAGGTACATGGATTCTGGGGGCACCGGAGATGGTTCTTGGCAGTAATTATAGTTTATTCCAGGAGAAGGTTGAAGAACAAGCGCGGCTGGGCCGGCGTGTTCTTGTACTTGCTTATAGTGATGAAATAATTAAAGATGAACTGTTACCAGCGGATACAAAAGCAGAAGCATTCATTATGCTTGAAGATATTATTCGTGATCATGCTAATCAAACGCTGGCATATTTTGCCTCGCAAGGGGTGACGCTAAAGGTTATTTCCGGTGATAATCCAGTAACTGTTGCCGCAGTTGCAAAACGGGCCGGACTTGAAGGGGCAGAGCACTATTTAGATGCCAGAACCTTGCCGGATGATATTGAAAGTTTGCAAGAAATTGTTGCTAACACCACTGTTTTTGGGCGGGTTTCACCACAACAAAAACAAAAGTTAGTACAAGCGTTACAAGCAAACGGACATACAGTTGCCATGACCGGTGATGGTGTTAATGATGTATTAGCATTAAAAGAGTCGGATTGTGGGATTGCTATGGCGAACGGGAGCGAAGCAACCCGGTCGGTGGCACAGTTGGTGCTGTTGAACTCGGACTTTGCTTCACTACCGCAAGTTGTATCTGAGGGACGCCGGGTTATTAATAACATTGAGCGTGTTTCAAGCTTGTATCTGGTAAAAACTTTATATTCAATAATTCTTTCAGTAGTATTTACTATATTGCTAAAACCATATCCATTCTTGCCATTACAACTGACTTTAATTGGTTCAGTGGCAACCGGTATTCCGTCGTTCTTCTTAGCGTTGGCACCGAATGATGAACGGGTAACCGGCGGTTTCTTGCGCAAGGTTGCGCAAGATACAATTCCCGGCGGAATTGCCGTAGCAATCGGAACATTGATTATTTATGGTTTATCATCTTTTGTGCATTATGATGTTGAACAGCGACGGACGATGGCAATTCTTGTTGCCGGGGGCGTGCAGTTAGTTGTCTTATTACGAGTGGCGCGTCCATGGAAAGCTTGGAATTTGGCACTTGTCGGCATTATGATTGTTGCGTTCTTTGCGACGTTCTTCTTACCGGTTATTTCGGCAATATTCTATTTCGTACCAATGAACTGGTTTGATTATTTAATCGGTGGGGTATTAATTATTGCTTCATGGTGGTTTATGAATTTTGTCCAATGGATGATGCATATAGTCTACGATTGGTGGCTGACTATTCGGAGGAAAGAAAGTTAA